From a region of the Stenotrophomonas sp. BIO128-Bstrain genome:
- the pbpC gene encoding penicillin-binding protein 1C codes for MTSLISKRWWASALRSVLPYLRWGTAAVLTLLLVLDLAFPPPLPRQRDTSTLVVARDGTPLRAFADADGVWRYPASADSVSPLYLQALLNYEDRWFWRHPGINPWGLLRAGKQWLFEQRIVSGGSTLTMQVARILDPHTRTPWGKAKQLLRAVQLELHLSKTQILALYLERAPYGGTIEGVEAASWAYLGKPASQLSHAEAALLAVLPQSPSRLRPDRHPEAAQRARDKVLERMVSLGVWSREEVDDARIEPVVTRALQPPLHAALLAQRLRSAQPRAARIESTLDIGLQRTLEERVSSYFSQLPERTSAALLVVDNRTLEARAYVGSVAFGDKQRLGHVDMVQAWRSPGSTLKPFLYGMALDDGLIHSESLMVDAPQSFGGYRPGNFDAAFNGPVSAATALRLSLNVPAVDLLDRVGSARFAARLSHAGINLRFPHGSAPNLSLILGGTGARLEDLVGTFAAFNRNGIAGRVRYTAGDAVIERRLMSPGAAWITREVLESNPRPGYGTGTFDVTGRPRVAWKTGTSYGYRDAWAIGTTRHYTVGVWVGRPDGTPLPGQYGAVTALPLMFEVVDSLPRQAGDASAAPMSASVAQTDICWPTGGLAEQTAATLCQRRMPAFVLDGVVPPTFAEREARLWQPGLQRFQVDARTGLRLSPECSRPHEAEQREIARWPALLSPWLPQAQRQASQLPALSPDCSDDGRESGGTLHIEGLNDRATLARAPNAEHGVRLQLRALGNETTVDWLLDDRWIARTEGARLFQRDFDEVGEHTLTALAADGAWTQVRFRILR; via the coding sequence TTTCCAAGCGGTGGTGGGCGTCGGCGCTACGCAGCGTGCTGCCGTACCTGCGTTGGGGTACGGCTGCGGTGCTCACGCTGCTGCTGGTGCTGGATCTCGCGTTTCCGCCACCGCTGCCCAGGCAGCGTGACACCAGCACCCTGGTGGTCGCGCGCGATGGCACCCCGTTGCGCGCGTTCGCCGATGCCGACGGCGTGTGGCGCTACCCGGCCTCGGCCGACAGTGTGTCGCCGCTGTATCTGCAGGCACTGCTGAACTACGAAGACCGCTGGTTCTGGCGGCATCCGGGTATCAATCCGTGGGGGCTGCTGCGGGCCGGCAAGCAATGGCTGTTCGAGCAGCGGATCGTCTCCGGTGGTTCAACCCTGACCATGCAGGTCGCGCGTATTCTCGATCCGCATACGCGCACGCCCTGGGGAAAGGCCAAGCAGCTGCTGCGCGCGGTGCAGCTGGAACTGCACCTGAGCAAGACTCAGATCCTGGCGCTGTACCTGGAGCGTGCGCCCTACGGTGGCACCATCGAAGGCGTGGAAGCGGCGAGCTGGGCCTATCTGGGCAAACCGGCCTCGCAGCTCTCGCACGCCGAGGCGGCGTTGCTGGCGGTGCTGCCGCAGTCACCCAGCCGGTTGCGCCCGGACCGCCACCCGGAAGCGGCCCAACGCGCGCGCGACAAGGTGCTCGAACGCATGGTGTCCCTCGGTGTGTGGTCACGCGAGGAGGTCGACGACGCCCGCATCGAACCGGTGGTCACCCGCGCCCTGCAGCCGCCGCTGCATGCCGCACTGCTCGCCCAGCGCCTGCGTTCGGCACAGCCACGGGCCGCGCGGATCGAGAGCACGCTGGATATCGGCCTGCAGCGCACGCTGGAGGAACGGGTGTCCTCGTACTTTTCGCAACTGCCCGAGCGCACCTCGGCGGCGCTGCTGGTGGTGGACAACCGCACGCTGGAAGCCCGCGCGTACGTCGGCTCGGTGGCCTTCGGTGACAAGCAGCGGCTGGGCCATGTGGATATGGTCCAGGCGTGGCGCTCGCCGGGCTCCACGCTCAAGCCGTTCCTGTACGGCATGGCGCTGGACGATGGCCTGATCCATTCCGAAAGCCTGATGGTGGATGCGCCGCAGAGTTTTGGCGGCTATCGCCCCGGCAACTTCGATGCGGCCTTCAACGGGCCGGTCAGTGCCGCCACGGCCCTGCGCTTGTCGCTCAACGTGCCCGCGGTGGACCTGCTCGACCGGGTCGGCTCGGCCCGTTTCGCCGCACGCCTGTCGCATGCCGGCATCAACCTGCGGTTTCCCCACGGCAGTGCGCCGAACCTGTCGCTGATCCTCGGCGGCACCGGTGCGCGGCTGGAGGATCTGGTCGGTACTTTCGCCGCGTTCAACCGCAACGGCATCGCCGGGCGGGTGCGTTACACCGCCGGGGATGCGGTGATCGAGCGGCGCCTGATGTCGCCCGGCGCGGCGTGGATCACGCGGGAGGTGCTCGAGTCCAATCCACGCCCGGGCTACGGCACCGGTACCTTTGATGTCACCGGCCGCCCGCGCGTGGCCTGGAAGACCGGCACCAGCTACGGCTACCGCGATGCCTGGGCGATCGGCACCACGCGGCATTACACGGTGGGCGTCTGGGTCGGGCGACCGGATGGCACGCCGCTGCCCGGCCAGTACGGTGCGGTGACCGCCCTGCCGTTGATGTTTGAAGTGGTCGACAGTCTGCCGCGCCAGGCCGGCGATGCGAGCGCGGCACCGATGTCGGCGAGCGTGGCGCAGACCGACATCTGCTGGCCCACCGGTGGGCTCGCCGAACAGACTGCAGCGACACTATGCCAACGGCGGATGCCGGCCTTCGTGCTGGATGGCGTGGTGCCGCCGACCTTTGCCGAGCGCGAGGCGCGGCTGTGGCAACCGGGTCTGCAGCGGTTCCAGGTGGATGCGCGCACCGGGCTGCGGCTGTCGCCCGAGTGCAGTCGGCCGCACGAAGCAGAGCAGCGCGAGATCGCGCGCTGGCCGGCGCTGTTGTCACCGTGGCTGCCGCAGGCCCAGCGCCAGGCCTCGCAGTTGCCGGCCCTGTCGCCGGATTGCAGCGACGATGGGCGTGAAAGCGGTGGCACCCTGCACATCGAAGGGTTGAACGACCGCGCCACCCTCGCACGCGCACCGAATGCCGAACACGGTGTGCGCCTGCAACTGCGGGCGCTGGGCAATGAGACCACGGTCGATTGGTTGCTGGACGACCGCTGGATCGCCCGCACCGAAGGCGCGCGACTGTTCCAGCGTGATTTCGACGAGGTGGGCGAGCACACGCTGACCGCATTGGCCGCCGACGGTGCCTGGACGCAGGTGCGGTTCCGTATCCTGCGCTGA
- a CDS encoding ferritin-like domain-containing protein, translating to MSKPANKQHNAAPDNARPPGISDTATLRAKARKDIEDGAITDSYSADREAVIKLLNDALATEYVCVLRYYRHYFMAKGMLADSIKAEFLEHAQQEQAHAGKLAERIVQLGGEPDLNPDTLTARSHAEYKEGSDLRDMVRENLIAERIAIDSYREMINFVGDKDTTTKRILEEILAQEEEHADEFADLLDGWIGE from the coding sequence ATGTCCAAGCCAGCCAACAAGCAACACAACGCCGCTCCCGACAACGCCCGTCCGCCGGGCATCAGCGACACCGCGACCCTGCGCGCCAAGGCCCGCAAGGATATCGAAGACGGCGCGATCACCGACAGTTACAGCGCCGACCGCGAGGCGGTGATCAAGCTGCTCAACGATGCGCTCGCCACCGAATACGTGTGCGTGCTGCGCTACTACCGCCATTACTTCATGGCCAAGGGCATGCTCGCCGACTCGATCAAAGCCGAGTTCCTGGAGCATGCACAGCAGGAACAGGCGCACGCCGGCAAGCTGGCCGAACGCATCGTGCAGCTCGGCGGCGAACCGGACCTCAACCCGGATACGCTTACCGCGCGCTCGCACGCCGAGTACAAGGAAGGCAGCGACCTGCGCGACATGGTCCGTGAGAACCTGATCGCCGAACGCATCGCGATCGATAGCTACCGCGAGATGATCAACTTCGTGGGCGACAAGGACACCACGACCAAGCGCATCCTCGAAGAGATCCTCGCCCAGGAAGAGGAACACGCCGACGAATTCGCCGATCTGCTCGACGGCTGGATCGGGGAGTAA
- a CDS encoding peroxiredoxin, with amino-acid sequence MTIHVGDRIPEVTLKRIREGMETIDTHALFDSRKAVLFGVPGAFTPTCSARHLPGFIEQFPEFRHRGIEVFCMAVNDPFVMKAWGESQQVPEGLQMLSDGNGEFTRALGLEMDASSSGMGTRSRRFALYVEDGVVRETFIEEPGKFEVSSAQYVLEHLPR; translated from the coding sequence ATGACCATCCACGTTGGCGACCGCATCCCCGAAGTCACCCTCAAGCGCATCCGCGAGGGCATGGAGACCATCGATACCCATGCCCTGTTCGATTCGCGCAAGGCGGTGCTGTTCGGCGTGCCCGGCGCATTCACCCCGACCTGTTCGGCCCGGCACCTGCCCGGCTTCATCGAGCAGTTCCCCGAATTCCGCCACCGCGGCATCGAGGTGTTCTGCATGGCGGTCAACGACCCGTTTGTCATGAAGGCCTGGGGCGAGAGCCAACAGGTCCCCGAGGGGCTGCAGATGCTGTCCGACGGCAACGGTGAATTCACCCGGGCGCTGGGCCTGGAAATGGATGCCAGCAGTTCGGGCATGGGCACGCGCTCGCGTCGCTTCGCGCTGTATGTGGAAGACGGTGTCGTGCGCGAAACCTTCATCGAGGAACCCGGAAAATTCGAGGTGTCTTCAGCGCAGTACGTGCTGGAGCATCTCCCCCGCTAG
- a CDS encoding DnaJ C-terminal domain-containing protein: MEFKDYYATLGVEPTAGDAEIKTAYRRLARKYHPDVSKEAGAEDKFKAVNEAYEALRDPQKRAAYDQLKAQGYRPGEEFHTPPNYGGGQGYDFEEVFGGGAGGGGFSDFFESLFARQRGGGGGRASGFGGASQGPQPTRDTRAKLSVPLEAAYQGDSLRINVNGKQLDVRVPKGIRPGQVIRLTGQGTGGGNLLLEVEYAEHPQFEVDGRNILYTLQVTPWQAALGTSISVPTLGGAVDLKVPAESDAGRKLRLRGRGLPGNPDGDQIVELEIIAPAPTDEAQKKAYKALAKAFGEKV, translated from the coding sequence ATGGAATTCAAGGATTACTACGCCACGCTCGGGGTGGAACCCACCGCGGGCGATGCTGAGATCAAGACCGCTTACCGCCGCCTGGCGCGCAAGTACCACCCGGATGTGAGCAAGGAAGCCGGGGCCGAGGACAAATTCAAGGCGGTCAACGAGGCGTATGAGGCGCTGCGCGATCCGCAGAAGCGCGCGGCCTATGACCAGCTCAAGGCGCAGGGCTACCGGCCCGGCGAGGAGTTCCATACCCCGCCGAACTACGGCGGTGGGCAGGGCTATGATTTCGAGGAGGTGTTCGGGGGCGGCGCCGGTGGCGGCGGCTTCAGCGATTTCTTCGAAAGTCTGTTCGCGCGCCAGCGCGGCGGTGGCGGCGGGCGTGCCAGCGGTTTCGGCGGTGCCAGCCAGGGCCCGCAGCCGACCCGCGACACCCGCGCCAAGCTGTCGGTCCCGCTGGAGGCCGCCTACCAGGGCGACAGCCTGCGCATCAACGTCAACGGCAAGCAGCTGGATGTGCGCGTGCCCAAGGGCATCCGCCCGGGCCAGGTGATCCGCCTGACCGGGCAGGGCACCGGTGGCGGCAACCTGCTGCTGGAAGTGGAGTACGCCGAGCACCCGCAGTTCGAGGTGGATGGCCGCAACATCCTGTACACCCTGCAGGTGACCCCGTGGCAGGCGGCGCTGGGCACCAGCATCAGCGTGCCGACTCTGGGCGGTGCGGTGGACCTGAAGGTGCCGGCCGAGTCCGATGCCGGGCGCAAGCTGCGCCTGCGTGGCCGTGGCCTGCCGGGCAACCCGGATGGCGATCAGATCGTGGAGCTGGAAATCATCGCACCGGCGCCCACCGATGAGGCGCAGAAGAAGGCCTACAAGGCGCTGGCCAAGGCCTTCGGCGAGAAGGTGTGA
- the pilH gene encoding twitching motility response regulator PilH gives MARILIVDDSPSQLLGIQRIVEKLGHQILTATDGAAGVEAAKAELPDLVLMDVVMPNLNGFQATRTLARDASTRHIPVILVTTKDQDTDRMWGMRQGAKAYITKPFSEDELSEVLERVFSHQEPPTA, from the coding sequence ATGGCACGCATTCTGATCGTCGACGATTCACCGTCGCAGCTGTTGGGGATACAGCGGATCGTCGAGAAACTCGGGCACCAGATCCTGACCGCCACCGACGGCGCGGCCGGGGTGGAAGCGGCCAAGGCCGAGCTGCCCGATCTGGTGCTGATGGACGTGGTGATGCCCAACCTCAACGGTTTCCAGGCGACCCGGACGCTGGCCCGCGACGCCTCGACCAGGCACATTCCGGTGATCCTGGTGACCACCAAGGACCAGGACACCGACCGCATGTGGGGCATGCGGCAGGGGGCGAAGGCCTACATCACCAAGCCGTTCTCCGAAGACGAGCTGTCGGAGGTGCTGGAGCGCGTTTTCAGCCACCAGGAACCGCCGACGGCGTGA
- a CDS encoding YhdH/YhfP family quinone oxidoreductase, with protein sequence MAIPDRFNAFRIHQDDTGYHAGLEPIGLAQLNPGEVVIRAHWSSVNYKDALAGTGKGRILRRFPLVGGIDVAGTVVASTDPAYREGDAVLATGCGLSETRDGGYSPYVRLAASAVIRQPTGLTPREAMILGTAGFTAALALVRMLDNRQTPAHGPLAVTGATGGVGSLAVDIFTRAGFEVHAISGKPDQADYLRGLGAREVLPREVLATTRPMESARFGGGLDNAGGAMLTSLLAQTVPYGSVVGAGLAASAELEMTVMPFIIRGVSLIGVSSSSAPRELREAVWEKLGGAWKPAHLDAICTGEIGLDGLPAAFDTLLAGGNHGRTVVRID encoded by the coding sequence ATGGCAATTCCCGACCGGTTCAACGCCTTCCGCATCCACCAGGACGATACCGGCTACCACGCCGGGCTGGAACCGATCGGGCTGGCGCAGCTCAACCCGGGCGAGGTGGTGATCCGCGCGCACTGGTCCTCGGTCAACTATAAAGATGCATTGGCTGGCACCGGCAAGGGCAGGATCCTGCGGCGTTTCCCGCTGGTCGGCGGCATCGACGTGGCAGGCACGGTGGTCGCCTCGACCGATCCGGCCTACCGCGAGGGTGATGCGGTGCTCGCTACCGGCTGCGGGCTGAGCGAGACCCGCGATGGCGGCTACAGCCCCTATGTGCGCCTGGCCGCCAGCGCAGTGATCCGGCAACCGACGGGACTGACCCCGCGCGAGGCGATGATCCTGGGCACGGCCGGCTTCACCGCCGCACTGGCCCTGGTGCGGATGCTGGACAACCGGCAGACCCCTGCCCACGGGCCGCTGGCCGTCACGGGGGCCACCGGCGGGGTCGGCTCGCTGGCCGTGGACATCTTTACCCGCGCGGGCTTCGAGGTGCATGCGATCAGTGGCAAGCCCGACCAGGCCGACTACCTGCGTGGCCTGGGTGCGCGCGAGGTCCTGCCGCGTGAGGTGCTGGCAACCACCCGCCCGATGGAGTCGGCGCGCTTCGGCGGTGGGCTGGACAACGCGGGTGGCGCGATGCTGACCAGCCTGCTGGCCCAGACCGTGCCTTACGGGTCCGTGGTCGGTGCCGGCCTGGCCGCCAGCGCGGAGCTGGAGATGACGGTGATGCCTTTCATCATCCGCGGCGTGTCGCTGATCGGGGTGTCCTCCTCCAGTGCACCGCGCGAGCTGCGCGAAGCGGTCTGGGAGAAGCTGGGTGGTGCGTGGAAGCCGGCGCATCTGGACGCGATCTGTACGGGCGAAATCGGGCTGGATGGCCTGCCGGCGGCGTTCGATACCCTGCTTGCGGGCGGCAACCACGGCCGCACGGTGGTACGAATCGACTGA
- the hflK gene encoding FtsH protease activity modulator HflK gives MAWNTPGGNKGGQGPDENRRGPFGPRGGGNGGGWGGLPGPLKDLFDGGILRWVAVAAVLLLLFSSFQLIGEQQRGVVLRFGQFHRILQPGPNFKLPWPLESVTKVNATEIKTFSSQVPVLTRDENIVNVSLNVQYRIDDPRLYLFGSVDADQVLEQTAQSAVREQVGRADLNNVLNNRGPLAVAAEERLQASLGIYRTGLSVTGLTLPDARPPEEVKPAFDEVNGAQQVKERLINEAQAYAAKVVPEARGQASRARTTAEGYKQAVVAKAEGDAERFSLLQAQYKDAPDVTRKRLWLETVQTVLSENRKIIGGDGRQLIYVPMPGDTRTSTNAAPAVTPEVMLPSLPASTAVDGVRNPERPTTRPTGREEGSR, from the coding sequence ATGGCCTGGAATACACCCGGCGGCAACAAGGGCGGACAAGGCCCCGACGAGAATCGACGTGGGCCGTTCGGTCCTCGCGGTGGCGGCAATGGCGGCGGTTGGGGCGGTTTGCCCGGTCCGTTGAAAGACCTGTTCGATGGCGGCATCCTGCGGTGGGTCGCGGTGGCTGCAGTGTTGCTGCTGCTGTTCTCCAGCTTCCAGCTGATCGGCGAGCAGCAACGCGGTGTGGTCCTGCGCTTCGGCCAGTTCCATCGCATCCTGCAGCCTGGCCCCAACTTCAAGCTGCCCTGGCCGCTGGAATCGGTCACCAAGGTCAATGCCACCGAGATCAAGACGTTCAGCAGCCAGGTGCCGGTCCTGACCCGCGACGAGAACATCGTCAACGTCTCGCTCAACGTCCAGTACCGCATCGATGATCCGCGCCTGTACCTGTTCGGCTCGGTCGATGCCGACCAGGTGCTGGAGCAGACCGCGCAGAGCGCGGTGCGTGAGCAGGTGGGTCGTGCCGACCTCAACAACGTGCTCAACAACCGTGGCCCGCTGGCCGTGGCCGCCGAAGAGCGCCTGCAGGCCTCGCTCGGCATCTACCGCACCGGTCTGTCGGTGACCGGCCTGACCCTGCCCGATGCCCGCCCGCCCGAGGAGGTCAAGCCGGCCTTTGACGAGGTCAACGGTGCCCAGCAGGTCAAGGAGCGTCTGATCAACGAAGCCCAGGCTTATGCGGCCAAGGTGGTCCCGGAAGCGCGCGGCCAGGCCTCGCGGGCCCGGACCACCGCTGAAGGCTACAAGCAGGCCGTGGTTGCCAAGGCCGAGGGTGATGCCGAGCGCTTCAGCCTGCTGCAGGCCCAGTACAAGGACGCCCCGGACGTCACCCGCAAGCGCCTGTGGCTGGAAACGGTGCAGACGGTGCTCTCGGAGAACCGCAAGATCATCGGCGGCGATGGCCGCCAGCTGATCTACGTGCCGATGCCGGGCGACACCCGCACCAGCACCAACGCCGCTCCGGCGGTGACCCCGGAAGTCATGCTGCCGTCGCTGCCTGCCAGCACGGCCGTGGATGGCGTTCGCAATCCGGAGCGTCCGACGACGCGCCCGACCGGTCGTGAGGAGGGCAGCCGATGA
- a CDS encoding protease modulator HflC: MRSSLWIGLAVAVLLGLLGSVYVVREDQTAMVLNLGKVVRADIKPGLHFKVPLVETVRVFDRRFQVLDTAPARYFTAEQKDVSVDFFAIGYISDVRAYFRATGGDARVANARLAPIITDSLRNQINSRSLQQLVSGDRSELIANQLTGINESVKALGMQIIDLRIKQIDLPTDSQVINDVYERMRAQRKQEAAKLRAEGEEQSLTIRAQADRESTVIVAEAERDAQQLRGAGDADAARIYGKAGSADPSFYAFYRSLEAYRGSMTDGNGVIVLDKNDPFLQYLKSDR, from the coding sequence ATGAGAAGTTCACTGTGGATTGGTCTGGCCGTAGCGGTCCTGCTCGGCCTGCTGGGTTCGGTCTACGTGGTCCGTGAGGACCAGACCGCGATGGTGCTGAACCTGGGCAAGGTGGTCCGTGCGGACATCAAGCCGGGCCTGCACTTCAAGGTGCCGCTGGTGGAGACGGTGCGCGTGTTCGATCGCCGCTTCCAGGTGCTCGATACCGCCCCGGCGCGTTACTTCACCGCCGAGCAGAAGGACGTCAGCGTCGACTTCTTCGCCATCGGTTACATCTCCGACGTGCGCGCGTACTTCCGTGCGACCGGCGGCGATGCCCGCGTGGCCAACGCCCGTCTGGCCCCGATCATCACCGACTCGCTGCGCAACCAGATCAACTCGCGTTCGTTGCAGCAGCTGGTCTCCGGGGATCGCAGCGAACTGATCGCCAACCAGCTGACCGGCATCAACGAGTCGGTCAAGGCGCTCGGCATGCAGATCATCGACCTGCGCATCAAGCAGATCGACCTGCCGACCGACAGCCAGGTGATCAACGATGTGTACGAGCGCATGCGCGCCCAGCGCAAGCAGGAAGCAGCCAAGCTGCGCGCCGAGGGTGAAGAGCAGTCGCTGACCATCCGTGCCCAGGCCGACCGCGAGAGCACCGTGATCGTGGCCGAAGCCGAGCGCGACGCCCAGCAGCTGCGCGGTGCCGGCGATGCCGATGCCGCCCGCATCTACGGCAAGGCCGGCTCGGCCGACCCGTCGTTCTACGCCTTCTACCGCAGCCTGGAGGCCTACCGTGGATCCATGACCGACGGCAACGGCGTGATCGTGCTCGACAAGAACGACCCGTTCCTGCAGTACCTCAAGAGCGATCGCTGA
- a CDS encoding DUF2065 family protein, translating into MKDLFSALCLVAVLEGLFLFAAPLAWKRMAEQLLMLRSSALRAWGGVILLAGLTTLWWIRHA; encoded by the coding sequence ATGAAAGATCTGTTCTCGGCGCTGTGCCTGGTCGCCGTGCTGGAAGGCCTGTTCCTGTTCGCCGCCCCGTTGGCCTGGAAGCGCATGGCCGAGCAGCTGTTGATGCTGCGCAGCAGCGCCCTGCGTGCGTGGGGCGGGGTGATCCTGCTGGCCGGCCTGACCACGCTCTGGTGGATCCGTCACGCATAG